From one Gossypium hirsutum isolate 1008001.06 chromosome D08, Gossypium_hirsutum_v2.1, whole genome shotgun sequence genomic stretch:
- the LOC121219989 gene encoding 40S ribosomal protein S11, which translates to MAEQTEKAFLKQPKVFLSSKKGGKGKRPGKGGNRFWKSIGLGFKTPREAIEGTYIDKKCPFTGMVSIRGRILAGTCHSAKMVRTIIVRRNYLHYIKKYQRYEKRHSNIPAHISPCFRVKEGDHVIIGQCRPLSKTVRFNVLKVIPAGSSGGGKKAFTGM; encoded by the exons ATGGCGGAACAG ACCGAAAAAGCTTTTTTGAAGCAACCCAAAGTGTTTTTGAG CTCGAAGAAAGGTGGGAAAGGGAAGAGACCAGGAAAGGGTGGGAATCGCTTCTGGAAAAGCATTGGATTGGGCTTCAAGACTCCCCGTGAAGCTATTGAag GAACCTACATCGATAAGAAATGCCCGTTCACTGGCATGGTTTCAATCCGGGGTCGTATCTTAGCCGGTACTTGCCATAGTGCCAAGATGGTCAGGACAATCATTGTTCGACGGAACTACCTTCATTATATCAAGAAATACCAAAG gTACGAGAAGCGCCATTCAAACATCCCTGCACATATTTCACCATGCTTCCGTGTGAAGGAAGGGGATCATGTCATTATTGGGCAATGCAG GCCGTTGTCGAAGACCGTGAGGTTTAATGTTTTGAAAGTGATTCCAGCAGGATCTTCTGGTGGTGGGAAGAAAGCTTTCACCGGAATGTAA